The Akkermansia sp. N21116 genome includes a region encoding these proteins:
- a CDS encoding beta-glucosidase has product MYFSSRFGVFKHVISRPVLGSLCSALICFPIVYAAPQDDGKGPDGPVYSPGTHSMYKDGWIDFNKNGKKDVYEDPLAKIDDRIEDLLSQMTLEEKTCQMVTLYGYRRVLPDALPKPEWKNKIWKDGMGAIDEHLNGFIQWGLPPSDNPNVWPASRHAWALNEVQKFFIEDTRLGIPTDFTNEGIRGVESYMATNFPTQLGIGHTWNRRLVRKIGEITGREGRLLGYTNVYAPILDVGRDQRWGRYEEVYGESPYLVGELGVEMAKGMQKDYQVAATAKHYIAYSNNKGAREGMSRVDPQMSPREVELIHVYPWRKVIGKAGLLGAMSSYNDYDGEPIQSSKYWLTDRLRKDFGFKGYVVSDSDAVEYLYQKHKTALDMKDAVRQSVDAGLNIRCTFRSPDSYVLPLRELVREGGLSMETIDERVRDILRVKFLVGLFDHPYQTDLAAADKEVNSEENQQVALQASREAIVLLKNKDKTLPLDANKLKKVAVIGPNADEKAFALTHYGPLAVEVTTVLDGVKKKLAGKAEVAYSKGCDLVDARWPESEIVRMPLTADEQRNIDQAVETAKDSDVIIAVLGGGPRTCGENKSRSSLDLPGRQEDLLRALHATGKPVVLVLINGRPLSINWADQNVPAIVEAWYPGSQGGTAISDVLFGDYNPGGKLTVTFPKTTGQIPFNFPSRLASQVNGGGTPGQRGNQSRVNGPLYPFGHGLSYTSFKYSDLQIEPRVVTPNQKVKVSFTLKNTGDREGDEVVQLYTRDIISSISGYEKLLNGFDRIHLKPGESKCVELELDPQDLALINAHRERVVEPGDFEIMIGESSVKTKLKGTLTVIDANDRQALSRQQNKPEGKLLSNILSASTGQNLASRAVDGDKTTSWPASAGDYLTLSLKEGSQPREIQVTWGKGSKADFIIQVSSGGGQFLDVVSDTIQCDAPETKTYKLKGTTASDARILISRGKAGIANVSVAGFEVK; this is encoded by the coding sequence ACGGCCCCGTCTATTCTCCAGGAACCCATTCCATGTACAAAGATGGTTGGATAGACTTCAATAAAAACGGGAAGAAGGATGTTTACGAAGATCCCCTTGCCAAGATTGACGATAGAATCGAAGACCTCCTCTCCCAGATGACTCTGGAAGAAAAAACCTGCCAGATGGTCACCCTCTACGGTTATCGGCGAGTTCTGCCGGATGCTCTCCCTAAACCGGAATGGAAAAACAAGATTTGGAAGGATGGCATGGGAGCCATTGACGAACACTTGAACGGGTTCATCCAGTGGGGACTCCCTCCGTCGGACAATCCCAATGTCTGGCCCGCATCCCGCCATGCATGGGCCCTCAACGAAGTCCAGAAGTTCTTTATAGAAGACACGCGCCTGGGCATCCCCACCGATTTTACCAACGAAGGTATTCGCGGCGTGGAAAGCTATATGGCCACCAATTTCCCCACCCAGCTCGGCATCGGCCATACATGGAACCGACGGCTCGTCCGTAAAATCGGTGAAATCACCGGACGGGAAGGACGCCTTCTCGGCTATACCAACGTATATGCCCCGATTCTCGATGTAGGACGCGACCAGCGCTGGGGACGCTACGAAGAAGTATATGGCGAAAGCCCGTACCTCGTCGGAGAACTCGGTGTGGAAATGGCCAAAGGGATGCAGAAAGACTATCAGGTTGCCGCCACGGCCAAGCATTACATTGCTTACAGCAATAACAAGGGGGCGAGAGAAGGCATGTCCCGCGTTGATCCACAAATGTCACCCCGCGAAGTCGAACTGATCCACGTATATCCCTGGCGGAAGGTTATTGGCAAAGCCGGTCTCCTTGGAGCTATGAGCTCCTATAACGACTACGACGGAGAACCGATCCAGAGCAGCAAGTACTGGCTCACGGACCGCCTCCGCAAGGATTTCGGATTTAAAGGTTACGTCGTTTCCGACAGCGATGCCGTCGAATATCTCTATCAGAAGCACAAAACCGCGTTGGACATGAAAGACGCTGTCCGGCAAAGCGTCGATGCCGGGTTGAACATTCGCTGTACTTTCCGGTCTCCGGATTCTTATGTCCTGCCCCTTCGCGAACTCGTGCGTGAAGGAGGATTGAGCATGGAAACCATTGATGAACGCGTCCGCGACATTCTCCGCGTCAAATTCCTCGTCGGCCTTTTCGACCATCCCTACCAAACCGATCTGGCCGCAGCCGACAAGGAAGTCAATTCCGAAGAAAACCAACAGGTTGCCTTGCAGGCTTCCCGGGAAGCCATCGTTCTGCTCAAGAACAAGGACAAAACTCTGCCTCTCGACGCAAACAAACTCAAGAAGGTGGCCGTTATCGGACCGAATGCCGATGAAAAGGCTTTTGCCCTGACTCACTACGGTCCTTTGGCCGTGGAAGTAACCACTGTGCTCGACGGGGTGAAAAAGAAGCTCGCAGGAAAAGCTGAAGTTGCCTACTCCAAGGGGTGCGATCTTGTGGACGCCCGTTGGCCCGAATCGGAAATCGTCCGCATGCCGCTAACAGCCGATGAACAGAGAAACATCGACCAGGCCGTCGAAACCGCCAAGGACAGCGACGTTATCATCGCCGTACTTGGTGGAGGTCCCCGCACATGCGGCGAGAACAAATCCCGCTCTTCCCTGGATCTTCCCGGCAGACAGGAAGATCTCCTGCGCGCTCTGCACGCTACCGGCAAGCCCGTCGTCCTCGTGCTGATCAATGGCCGACCCTTGAGCATTAACTGGGCCGACCAAAACGTGCCCGCTATCGTCGAAGCATGGTATCCCGGTTCTCAGGGAGGGACGGCGATCAGCGACGTCCTCTTCGGGGACTACAACCCGGGCGGTAAACTGACCGTCACTTTCCCGAAGACCACCGGGCAAATTCCGTTCAACTTCCCCTCCCGGCTGGCTTCACAAGTCAACGGAGGAGGCACTCCCGGTCAGAGGGGCAACCAGTCCCGTGTCAATGGTCCCCTTTATCCGTTCGGACACGGTCTGAGCTACACGAGTTTCAAGTACTCCGACTTGCAGATCGAACCTCGGGTCGTGACGCCCAATCAGAAAGTCAAAGTCAGCTTTACCCTCAAAAATACGGGAGACCGTGAAGGGGATGAAGTCGTCCAATTGTACACGCGCGACATCATTTCCTCCATCTCCGGTTATGAAAAGCTCTTGAATGGTTTCGACAGAATCCATCTGAAACCTGGCGAATCGAAGTGTGTCGAACTGGAATTGGATCCGCAGGATCTGGCCCTCATCAATGCTCACCGCGAACGTGTCGTTGAACCCGGAGACTTCGAAATCATGATCGGCGAATCCTCTGTCAAAACGAAGTTGAAAGGTACTCTGACGGTCATTGACGCCAATGACCGTCAGGCTCTCTCCCGCCAGCAAAACAAGCCGGAAGGCAAACTCCTCTCCAATATTCTTTCCGCTTCGACCGGACAGAATCTTGCTTCCCGAGCCGTTGACGGAGACAAGACCACATCCTGGCCGGCCAGTGCAGGCGATTATCTGACCCTGTCACTCAAGGAAGGTTCCCAGCCCCGTGAAATTCAGGTAACATGGGGAAAAGGCAGCAAGGCCGATTTCATCATCCAGGTTTCGTCAGGAGGAGGTCAGTTCCTTGATGTCGTGAGCGATACCATCCAATGTGATGCACCCGAAACGAAAACTTACAAATTGAAAGGTACGACGGCCAGCGACGCCCGCATTCTAATATCCCGGGGCAAGGCAGGCATTGCCAATGTGTCCGTTGCCGGATTTGAAGTGAAATAA
- the eboE gene encoding metabolite traffic protein EboE, with translation MISYCTNIYPAESWQETFASLEAGIPSIRHYLEEWKSPALNAPLGIGLRLSAKAATDLLTFPGEIERLKLWLSEWDAVVQTINGFPYGNFHEGRIKELVFKPDWTTYERFEYTEKLLNILARISPQEYIPLTVSTLPGSHKYFHADEERMFAYLDSLCGLMNRIHQETGKILTVGLEPEPMGHFDDTYGTIRFFHRLQSVSRRPELIQKHLGVTYDTCHFAVMGESSDFSLSAWNEYDIPVVKIQFSNALELNVSSPGDLSILLPYAEQTYFHQTSILLPDDNTPMLFADLPEALEWANRHPEVLHGSRFRIHYHIPLGATPEAPLENTHELNLAVVEYLRSHPHFRPVLEVETYTWNVLPPTLKQDISCQIASEIDTMQRLIDKYPFL, from the coding sequence ATGATTTCCTACTGTACAAACATTTATCCTGCCGAATCCTGGCAAGAGACTTTTGCTTCTCTGGAAGCCGGGATACCCTCTATTCGCCATTATCTGGAAGAATGGAAATCTCCTGCCCTAAACGCCCCCTTGGGCATCGGGCTCCGGTTGTCGGCTAAAGCGGCGACCGATTTATTGACATTTCCTGGGGAAATAGAACGTCTCAAGCTCTGGCTTTCCGAATGGGATGCCGTCGTCCAAACAATCAACGGATTTCCCTATGGCAACTTTCACGAAGGCCGTATCAAGGAGCTCGTCTTCAAACCGGACTGGACGACATACGAACGGTTCGAGTACACGGAAAAATTATTGAATATTCTGGCACGGATTTCCCCGCAAGAATACATACCTTTGACAGTCAGCACCCTGCCTGGATCTCACAAATATTTCCATGCCGATGAAGAACGCATGTTTGCCTATCTGGATTCCTTGTGCGGCTTGATGAACCGCATTCATCAGGAAACCGGCAAAATTCTAACAGTCGGTCTGGAACCGGAACCTATGGGACATTTCGACGATACCTACGGAACCATCCGATTTTTCCATCGTTTGCAGAGTGTTTCCCGCAGGCCGGAATTGATTCAAAAGCATCTGGGCGTTACCTACGACACATGCCACTTCGCCGTCATGGGAGAATCCTCGGACTTCTCTCTCTCTGCCTGGAATGAATACGATATTCCCGTTGTCAAGATTCAGTTTTCCAACGCTTTGGAACTCAATGTTTCTTCACCAGGAGATCTATCCATTCTCCTTCCCTATGCAGAGCAAACCTATTTCCATCAAACAAGTATCCTGTTACCTGATGACAATACCCCCATGCTCTTTGCCGATTTGCCTGAAGCCTTGGAGTGGGCCAACCGGCATCCGGAAGTGCTTCATGGTTCCCGATTCCGTATTCATTACCATATTCCCCTCGGAGCCACCCCGGAAGCACCGTTGGAAAATACTCACGAGCTAAATCTTGCCGTAGTAGAATATCTCAGAAGTCATCCTCATTTTCGGCCTGTCCTTGAAGTAGAAACCTATACATGGAATGTTCTGCCTCCGACTTTAAAACAGGATATTTCATGCCAAATTGCTTCTGAAATTGACACAATGCAACGTCTTATCGATAAATATCCCTTTCTTTGA
- the thiE gene encoding thiamine phosphate synthase: MKISPDYSLYLCTDRSLMSSDSLEACVEQAVSGGCTVVQLREKDCSSREFYDLACRVKSITDAHGVPLIINDRVDIALAVEASGVHVGQKDLPAGAVRRIMGTDALVGVSVTNREEALKAVCAGADYLGVGAMFTTGTKNDAALVSMEELVRIREAVSVPLVVIGGINAATLPLFHGIGIDGIAVVSAIVARQDIVGAASSLARMFRELK, translated from the coding sequence ATGAAAATTTCTCCTGATTATTCCCTCTATCTTTGTACGGATCGCAGCCTGATGTCATCGGACTCTCTTGAGGCATGCGTTGAACAAGCCGTTTCCGGAGGATGCACGGTTGTCCAATTGAGGGAAAAGGATTGTTCGTCCCGCGAATTTTACGATCTGGCTTGCCGCGTGAAATCGATCACGGATGCCCATGGCGTCCCGCTTATTATCAATGACCGTGTAGATATAGCTCTGGCAGTTGAAGCCTCCGGGGTGCATGTCGGGCAGAAGGATTTACCCGCTGGAGCGGTAAGACGGATTATGGGAACGGATGCCTTAGTCGGAGTGTCCGTCACCAACCGGGAGGAGGCTTTGAAAGCCGTATGCGCCGGGGCGGATTACTTGGGCGTAGGGGCGATGTTTACTACCGGGACGAAGAATGACGCCGCACTTGTAAGTATGGAGGAGCTGGTGCGGATCAGGGAAGCTGTTTCTGTTCCTTTGGTGGTTATCGGAGGAATCAATGCTGCGACGCTTCCTTTGTTTCACGGCATCGGCATTGACGGAATTGCCGTTGTTTCCGCCATTGTTGCCCGGCAGGATATAGTCGGGGCTGCATCCTCTCTGGCAAGGATGTTCCGTGAATTGAAATAA
- a CDS encoding HU family DNA-binding protein, producing MNKAELIEEVRNQLGCDGSCKARAAVAAVLGSIEEALKTDGSVQLIGFGTFAIKERPARQGRNPKTGEAITIPAAKIVTFKASKSLLD from the coding sequence ATGAACAAAGCAGAGCTTATTGAAGAAGTGCGCAACCAGCTGGGCTGTGACGGTAGTTGCAAAGCCCGGGCGGCTGTAGCAGCCGTGTTGGGCAGTATCGAAGAAGCCCTCAAAACGGACGGTTCTGTCCAATTGATCGGTTTCGGAACATTTGCCATCAAGGAACGCCCCGCTCGTCAAGGCCGCAATCCAAAAACGGGAGAAGCGATAACGATTCCCGCCGCCAAGATTGTAACATTCAAGGCATCCAAGAGTCTTCTTGACTGA
- the thiM gene encoding hydroxyethylthiazole kinase: MDLDASKAGKLIDDVRDNKPLVHHITNYVTVNDVANAVLALGGAPVMADEFEDAVEMAGMVSSLVLNMGTLNRRTIDSMVAAGKRANERGIPVVFDPVGAGATSLRNETARMLLQEVKMAVVRGNLSEISFIAGLKAVTRGVDSGETEAGANPSAVARTAAGMWNCSVAMTGAIDVITDGRKTIGIANGHPMMARVTGTGCMASALVGTCAGATDDMLLAALAGTAAMGIAGELAWERTGDKGTGSFRTALMDALSIMEQSTMEQWARFHENFS, translated from the coding sequence ATGGACCTTGACGCCAGCAAAGCCGGAAAATTGATCGACGATGTACGGGACAATAAACCGCTCGTCCACCATATCACAAACTATGTGACTGTGAATGACGTTGCCAATGCGGTGCTCGCCTTGGGCGGTGCTCCCGTGATGGCCGATGAATTCGAAGATGCCGTAGAGATGGCCGGGATGGTTTCTTCTTTGGTATTGAATATGGGGACGTTGAACAGGCGGACAATCGACTCAATGGTCGCAGCCGGTAAACGGGCGAATGAACGGGGGATCCCCGTGGTATTCGATCCTGTTGGTGCCGGGGCGACATCCTTGCGCAACGAGACCGCACGAATGCTTCTGCAGGAAGTTAAGATGGCGGTTGTGCGAGGCAACTTGTCCGAGATTTCGTTTATCGCAGGGTTGAAGGCCGTAACGCGCGGTGTAGATTCCGGAGAAACCGAAGCCGGAGCAAATCCATCTGCCGTAGCCCGGACAGCGGCAGGAATGTGGAATTGCTCCGTCGCGATGACAGGAGCCATTGATGTGATTACGGATGGAAGGAAAACGATTGGCATTGCCAACGGTCATCCGATGATGGCCCGTGTGACGGGAACCGGTTGCATGGCTTCCGCATTGGTCGGTACTTGTGCCGGAGCAACGGATGACATGCTGCTGGCTGCCCTGGCCGGAACGGCTGCCATGGGAATTGCCGGAGAACTTGCCTGGGAACGGACGGGGGATAAGGGCACCGGATCATTCCGTACAGCTCTCATGGATGCCTTGAGCATCATGGAGCAAAGTACAATGGAGCAATGGGCAAGATTTCATGAAAATTTCTCCTGA
- a CDS encoding sulfide-dependent adenosine diphosphate thiazole synthase, which translates to MEKLVSCGIIDSYFDKLKSNLELDAAIVGGGPSGIVAAYYLAKAGKKVALFDRKLAPGGGMWGGAMMFNDIIIQEEALSIVDDLEIGYKKYAENAYVIDSVHATSALLYQATKAGATIFNCYSVEDVVFKNDRVSGVVVNWTPVLLQHMHVDPLTILAKAVLDGTGHDCEIASTVARKNGIKLDTPTGGVVGEKSLSVEEGERTTIENTKEIYPGLFVSGMAANGVSGSFRMGPIFGGMLMSGKKVSELMIKSME; encoded by the coding sequence ATGGAAAAACTCGTATCCTGCGGAATTATCGATTCCTACTTCGACAAGCTGAAAAGCAATCTGGAACTTGATGCAGCCATCGTCGGAGGAGGACCATCCGGCATTGTTGCAGCCTACTATCTGGCCAAAGCCGGGAAAAAAGTCGCTCTCTTCGACCGCAAACTCGCCCCCGGCGGCGGTATGTGGGGCGGGGCCATGATGTTCAACGACATTATCATTCAGGAAGAAGCCCTTTCGATCGTTGACGACCTGGAAATCGGCTACAAGAAATACGCGGAAAACGCCTATGTCATCGATTCCGTGCATGCGACATCCGCCCTGCTTTACCAGGCGACGAAAGCCGGAGCTACCATCTTCAATTGCTATTCCGTGGAAGACGTCGTTTTCAAGAACGACCGTGTCTCCGGCGTGGTCGTCAACTGGACTCCAGTTCTTCTTCAGCATATGCACGTCGACCCTCTGACGATTCTGGCCAAAGCCGTCCTCGACGGAACCGGGCACGATTGCGAAATCGCCTCCACCGTCGCCCGCAAAAACGGGATCAAGCTGGACACTCCCACGGGAGGGGTCGTTGGTGAAAAATCTCTTTCCGTCGAAGAAGGAGAACGGACGACGATTGAAAATACCAAGGAAATCTATCCCGGGCTGTTTGTCTCCGGCATGGCAGCCAACGGCGTCAGCGGCAGTTTCCGCATGGGTCCCATTTTCGGAGGCATGCTCATGTCCGGAAAGAAGGTGTCGGAATTGATGATAAAATCAATGGAGTAA
- a CDS encoding dicarboxylate/amino acid:cation symporter → MRLILKIVAGILLGMVIGSFAPGMGAEWLVRLMVTVQTMINELIVFVIPLIVFFFITSGISSLPDQAGKMLGKTVGISYLSTVLAASMAFWIASPLIPSLVGQELPPVPAGQRAFAPFLTLEIPPLMGVMTALALSFVFGLSIQKLKLVSIKSFADEGKSVVELFLGSVVIPLLPFYIAGEFAKLAAEGQAVRMLGTFFSVLCLAVCLHFLWLSVLYTLAGIKSGKPPWKILATMFPAYLTALGTMSSAATIPVTLRQAKKAGVPPHVADFTIPLCANIHLSGSAITISTCSLALMFLTNHHVPASFDAFLPFILVLGIVMVAAPGAPGGAVLSALGILQSMLHFSDAQCALMIALYIAQDSFGTACNVTGDGALSILVSPKNERAKQ, encoded by the coding sequence ATGAGACTTATCCTGAAAATTGTGGCCGGTATCTTGCTGGGCATGGTCATAGGCAGTTTTGCTCCGGGAATGGGAGCCGAATGGCTGGTGCGGCTGATGGTGACAGTACAAACAATGATCAACGAGCTGATTGTTTTCGTTATTCCCTTGATCGTCTTCTTTTTTATTACCTCGGGAATTTCCTCTTTGCCGGACCAGGCGGGAAAAATGTTGGGAAAAACGGTCGGCATTTCCTATCTCTCAACCGTTTTGGCAGCATCCATGGCTTTTTGGATAGCCTCGCCATTGATTCCCTCCCTTGTGGGGCAGGAACTTCCTCCAGTGCCTGCCGGACAGAGAGCATTTGCTCCTTTTCTTACATTGGAAATCCCGCCTTTAATGGGAGTTATGACGGCTCTCGCTCTTTCGTTCGTATTCGGACTTTCTATCCAGAAGCTTAAACTGGTTTCCATCAAATCATTTGCCGATGAAGGGAAAAGTGTGGTTGAACTCTTTCTGGGAAGCGTGGTGATTCCCTTGCTGCCTTTTTATATCGCCGGAGAATTCGCCAAACTTGCGGCAGAAGGGCAGGCCGTACGGATGCTCGGTACCTTTTTTTCCGTTCTTTGCCTGGCAGTATGCCTCCACTTTCTATGGCTCAGCGTTCTGTATACGCTTGCCGGAATTAAAAGTGGAAAACCTCCCTGGAAGATTCTAGCGACCATGTTTCCTGCCTACCTGACGGCTTTGGGTACCATGTCGTCCGCAGCAACAATTCCCGTCACCTTGCGCCAAGCCAAAAAAGCGGGAGTACCTCCTCACGTTGCCGACTTTACGATCCCGCTTTGCGCCAACATCCACTTGTCGGGTTCCGCCATCACAATTTCAACGTGTTCACTGGCCCTCATGTTCCTGACGAACCACCATGTGCCCGCCTCTTTTGACGCATTTCTGCCGTTTATCCTCGTCCTCGGAATCGTGATGGTAGCCGCCCCGGGGGCTCCCGGCGGTGCTGTCCTTTCAGCTCTCGGAATTTTGCAATCCATGTTGCATTTCAGCGATGCTCAATGCGCCCTCATGATTGCTCTCTACATTGCTCAGGATAGTTTCGGTACAGCCTGCAATGTCACTGGAGATGGAGCGTTGTCAATTCTTGTCTCTCCTAAAAACGAAAGAGCAAAGCAATAA
- the bla gene encoding class A beta-lactamase, translating to MSTESLFPSIVIASILGFSPLPGWSHPQQNVSVARKGQSGPTVCSPETLRRADAIVQSLKGRVGIAVELDDQLLYSHLSGEAFPMQSVFKFPLALAVLNLVDQGSMKLDDPILVSPDEIHSNTWSPMREKYPQGGTIPLKELIRYSVAESDNNACDILFRLVGGVESVQNYLRNKGIADIRICSTEEEMHRDNKLQYANSSTPLAMNILFRSWNSGKMLGKESTRFLKDVLEQTVTGAGRLKGKLPKETVVAHKTGTSDISPEGVVSALNDAGVIRLSEGGNLFISIFVSDCKEDPKEIEHAMAELAFLFYRELSRS from the coding sequence ATGTCGACGGAATCCCTTTTTCCCTCCATTGTTATCGCCTCGATCTTAGGATTTTCTCCTTTGCCGGGATGGTCGCACCCTCAGCAGAATGTATCAGTTGCCCGGAAAGGGCAATCGGGCCCCACCGTCTGCAGCCCGGAAACGCTCCGTCGTGCAGACGCTATTGTCCAATCGCTGAAAGGACGTGTTGGAATTGCTGTCGAACTGGACGACCAGCTGTTATACAGCCATCTTTCCGGAGAAGCTTTTCCGATGCAAAGCGTCTTCAAGTTTCCTCTGGCCCTTGCTGTTTTAAATCTTGTCGATCAAGGCAGCATGAAATTGGATGATCCTATCCTTGTGAGTCCGGATGAAATCCACTCCAATACCTGGAGTCCTATGAGGGAAAAGTATCCTCAGGGAGGAACCATTCCCTTAAAGGAGCTGATCCGTTACTCTGTAGCGGAGAGTGATAACAATGCCTGCGATATCCTGTTTCGTCTGGTCGGAGGCGTCGAATCCGTCCAAAACTACCTCCGGAACAAAGGAATCGCAGACATTCGCATTTGTTCAACGGAAGAAGAGATGCATCGCGATAATAAACTCCAATACGCCAATTCCTCAACCCCGCTGGCGATGAACATTTTATTTCGTTCCTGGAATTCCGGAAAAATGCTCGGAAAGGAATCAACCCGCTTTCTCAAGGATGTTCTGGAACAGACCGTAACCGGAGCGGGCCGTCTCAAGGGGAAATTGCCTAAGGAAACGGTTGTTGCTCATAAGACAGGAACTTCGGATATCTCTCCCGAAGGAGTTGTCAGTGCATTGAACGATGCCGGTGTTATCAGATTGTCCGAAGGAGGGAACCTGTTTATCAGCATATTCGTCTCTGATTGCAAAGAAGATCCCAAGGAAATCGAACATGCCATGGCCGAGCTTGCATTCCTGTTCTACAGGGAATTATCGCGTTCGTAG